The following DNA comes from Marinilactibacillus sp. Marseille-P9653.
GCATGCTAGAAAAACAGGAGAATTAATTCGATATGCTATGTTTGCAGGCGGTGTTATTGCAAATTGTGATCCAGAAACAGTCACTTTATTAGAAGAGATTGCAAGAAAGATTGGTGTTGCCTACCAAATCAGAGATGATATTCTGGATGTTATTGGAGACGCAGAAGAACTGGGTAAAGCAACTGGGGCAGATAGTAAACTAGGTAAAAGTACCTACCCAGCCATACTTGGGCTAGAACAGGCCAAAGAACGTCTTCAGACAGAATTAAACACAGCGAAAGCACGTGTGACTCAGATAAAAGAAACACACGCTTCGTTTGATGAAGAACTGTTAGTAACGTTTATCGATTCTTTGTTGCTAGGGTGAATGAATGTATCTTGAAGTGATAAGTTTTATAGTAGAAACTGAAAGGAGGTTCTCAGTTGAAGAAGCAGCGTGCGGATGAATTGTTAATTCGTCAGGGTTGGGCAGAAGATCTGGAAAAAGCCAAAAGGTTTATCATGACTGGGAAAGTGTACACACGAGACGAAAAGCAGATTTTAACAGCTGGTGAAAAATGGTCTATGGATACAGAAGTATACATTAAAGGAAATGAGCTTAAATATGTTAGTCGCGGTGGATTGAAACTAGAAAAAGCCATCACGTTATATGAAATTGACTTGTCAGATAAAACGGTATTAGACATTGGATCGTCAACAGGTGGCTTTACAGATGCTGCTTTGCAAAATGGTGCTCGATTAGTCTATGCTCTTGACGTTGGAACCAATCAATTGGCTTGGAAACTGAGAACTAATCCGAATGTAGTCGTTATGGAACAAACCAATTTCAGACACTGTACAGTAAAAGATTTTAAAAACGGACAACCTGACTTTGCTACAATTGATGTTTCCTTTATTTCTCTTGAACTAATTTTGCCTGTTTTAAAGACGATCTTAGCTCCAGAAGGTGAAGTCGTAGCACTGATTAAACCGCAGTTTGAAGCGATGAAGGAAGAAGTCGGTGAAAAAGGGATTATAACGGACCTTGAAGTTCATAGAAGAGTGCTTATAAACATTTTGAAATTTGCATACGTCAATGAATATACACTAAAAGGATTGACCGTTTCTCCTATTACGGGTGGAAAAGGAAATGTTGAATTTTTAGCATACCTGAAAAATGGAAAATCTGACAATGAGCTTATTGAGGAAGAAATAAACGCTGTTTTGAAAGCTGATGAATACCTTGGTAAAAGTAACAGAATTTCCACCTAATTGTTTAAACGTTTTCATTTTATTCATGCTTTACCGATATTTCACTTTGAACCGGAAGCGTTCTGAGGTATACTAAATTAGAAACAATGTATAAATATACTGTATAAAATTAAAAAGAACGTTATTCACACTATATGAAAAATCATTATGTGTGGATGTTTAAGCAGGGTTGTTTAAATGTTGAGATTGTGGCCGGAGATAAGACTAGGAGTGTCGTAAAGTATGAAAAAGAAAGAACGTCACCAACTTCTAAAACAGTTAGTACAACAAGAAACGATTCAAAAGCAGGAAAATTTTGTGGGTATTTTAAAAGAACTTGGCATAGAGGTTACACAAGCAACGATCTCTAGAGATATAAAAGAGATGCAACTGATTAAAGTACCTTCACAATCTGGAGGGTATCAGTATAGTGTACCACCTGAAATGAACTTTAATATTTCCAAAAAATTATCCAGACTCATGAAAGATGCTTTTGTATCTATTGATACTCAAAAAGAATTTGTCCAAATCAAAACATTACCGGGTAATGCTTTTGCATTGGGCGCTCTAATTGAAACGGCTAATTATGAAGAAGTTTTTGCGTGTATATCAGGAGATAATTCTGTATTGATTATTTGCCGATCAGAAAACCAGGCCGAAATACTTCAGAGAAGAATGATTTCGTTTGTTTAGTCTGATTGGATTGTCTATTTATCATTAGATTGGGAGGGTTTGCTTTGCTGCAAGCATTGCATATTCAAAATTTTGCGATTATACAAGAGTTATCACTAGATTTCAATCAGGGAATGACTGTGCTGACAGGGGAAACTGGTGCAGGAAAATCGATTATCATCGATGCTGTCGGTTTGCTTGCTGGAGGTAGAGGGTCGGCGGAATTTGTTCGATATGGAACAAAAAAATGTTTACTTGAAGGACAATTCTTGTTGAATGAAAACAAGGAAGTCATGAGACTTCTTGACAAACATGCCATTGATTCTGACGATCAAGTAGTCATGATCCAA
Coding sequences within:
- the argR gene encoding arginine repressor gives rise to the protein MKKKERHQLLKQLVQQETIQKQENFVGILKELGIEVTQATISRDIKEMQLIKVPSQSGGYQYSVPPEMNFNISKKLSRLMKDAFVSIDTQKEFVQIKTLPGNAFALGALIETANYEEVFACISGDNSVLIICRSENQAEILQRRMISFV
- a CDS encoding TlyA family RNA methyltransferase; translation: MKKQRADELLIRQGWAEDLEKAKRFIMTGKVYTRDEKQILTAGEKWSMDTEVYIKGNELKYVSRGGLKLEKAITLYEIDLSDKTVLDIGSSTGGFTDAALQNGARLVYALDVGTNQLAWKLRTNPNVVVMEQTNFRHCTVKDFKNGQPDFATIDVSFISLELILPVLKTILAPEGEVVALIKPQFEAMKEEVGEKGIITDLEVHRRVLINILKFAYVNEYTLKGLTVSPITGGKGNVEFLAYLKNGKSDNELIEEEINAVLKADEYLGKSNRIST